From Methylomonas sp. EFPC3, a single genomic window includes:
- the rpmC gene encoding 50S ribosomal protein L29, with protein sequence MKAKELRTKSKDELKGTLLELSKEQFNLRMQKGTGQLSKSSQVKTVRRQIARINTILSEMARA encoded by the coding sequence ATGAAAGCAAAAGAACTGAGAACCAAAAGTAAAGACGAATTGAAAGGGACTTTGTTGGAGTTGTCCAAGGAGCAATTTAATTTAAGAATGCAGAAAGGTACCGGGCAGCTAAGTAAATCTAGTCAAGTAAAAACCGTTCGGCGCCAAATTGCTCGCATTAATACGATCTTAAGTGAAATGGCGAGGGCGTGA
- the rplP gene encoding 50S ribosomal protein L16 yields MLQPKRTKFRKQHTGRNNGTALRGSSVSFGEYGLKSISRGRMTARQIEAARRAISRHVKRGGKIWIRIFPDKPITKKPLEVRMGKGKGSVEYWVAQIKPGTMLFEIEGVSEELAREAFELAAAKLPVKTTFSARTIM; encoded by the coding sequence ATGCTTCAACCAAAAAGAACAAAGTTTCGTAAACAACATACCGGACGTAATAACGGCACCGCGTTGCGTGGGTCCTCAGTCAGCTTCGGTGAGTATGGTTTGAAATCTATAAGTCGTGGTAGAATGACTGCCCGCCAAATTGAGGCGGCTCGGCGAGCTATCAGCAGGCATGTTAAGCGTGGTGGTAAAATTTGGATCCGTATTTTTCCAGATAAGCCAATTACCAAAAAACCATTAGAAGTTCGTATGGGTAAAGGTAAAGGTAGTGTAGAATACTGGGTTGCTCAAATTAAGCCCGGCACCATGCTGTTCGAGATTGAAGGGGTTTCTGAAGAGTTAGCGCGTGAGGCTTTTGAGCTTGCAGCTGCGAAGTTACCTGTAAAAACAACGTTTTCTGCTCGGACAATAATGTAA
- the rpsC gene encoding 30S ribosomal protein S3: MGQKVHPTGIRLGIVKDWTSRWYANSQNYPVLLLQDLKVREYIKQKLAHASVSRVQINRPANNANITVHTARPGIVIGKKGEDIDILRQNISAMMGVPVQLNVEEIRKPELDAYLVAESIAQQLEKRIMYRRAMKRAVTNTMRLGAEGIKITVAGRLNGAEIARTEWYREGRVPLHTLRADIDYGTAEAKTTYGIIGIKVWIFKGEVFDMDAHTASLNADSKK; the protein is encoded by the coding sequence ATGGGACAAAAGGTTCATCCCACTGGGATTCGTCTCGGGATCGTAAAAGATTGGACTTCGAGATGGTATGCAAATAGCCAGAATTACCCTGTGCTTCTGCTGCAAGATTTGAAAGTTCGTGAATATATCAAGCAAAAATTGGCGCACGCTTCAGTTAGTCGTGTCCAGATTAATCGACCCGCTAACAATGCAAATATAACTGTGCACACTGCGCGGCCTGGCATCGTAATTGGAAAAAAAGGCGAGGATATCGATATCTTGCGTCAGAATATCTCCGCGATGATGGGTGTCCCCGTACAACTGAATGTCGAGGAAATTAGAAAGCCTGAGCTCGACGCGTACTTAGTTGCAGAGAGTATTGCCCAGCAGTTGGAAAAACGGATTATGTATCGCCGGGCAATGAAGCGGGCAGTGACAAATACTATGCGATTGGGTGCTGAAGGTATCAAAATCACCGTGGCGGGACGTTTAAACGGTGCTGAAATCGCCAGAACTGAATGGTACCGTGAAGGGCGCGTCCCGCTGCACACCTTGCGGGCTGACATCGATTACGGAACCGCAGAGGCGAAAACCACTTACGGAATCATCGGTATTAAGGTCTGGATCTTCAAAGGTGAGGTGTTCGATATGGATGCCCATACCGCTTCGCTCAACGCAGATTCAAAAAAATAA
- the rplV gene encoding 50S ribosomal protein L22, with product MEVSAKLSNAPLSAQKARLVGDQIRGLPVENALNLLNFSSKKAAAIFKKVLESAIANAEHNENADIDELKVSTVFVNEGRTMKRISARAKGRANHILKRTCHITIKVAEK from the coding sequence GTGGAAGTATCGGCTAAATTGAGTAACGCTCCCTTGTCTGCGCAGAAAGCGCGTTTGGTAGGAGATCAGATTAGAGGGTTGCCTGTTGAAAACGCCTTAAACCTTTTGAATTTCAGCTCCAAAAAAGCGGCTGCAATCTTCAAAAAGGTTCTTGAATCAGCTATAGCGAACGCCGAGCATAACGAAAACGCAGACATAGACGAACTAAAAGTGTCTACCGTTTTCGTGAACGAAGGGCGCACAATGAAGAGAATCTCTGCTCGAGCAAAGGGGCGCGCCAACCACATTCTGAAAAGAACTTGCCATATAACAATCAAAGTAGCTGAGAAATAG
- the rpsS gene encoding 30S ribosomal protein S19, whose product MPRSIKKGPFIDHHLLKKVEEAVRTNNRKPIKTWSRRSMISPDMLGLTIAVHNGKQHVPVLISENMVGHKLGEFSPTRTYKGHIADKKSR is encoded by the coding sequence GTGCCACGTTCAATTAAAAAAGGTCCATTTATTGATCATCACTTGCTTAAAAAAGTTGAAGAGGCGGTGAGAACAAATAATCGGAAACCGATTAAAACCTGGTCTAGACGCTCGATGATCAGCCCTGATATGTTGGGGCTGACCATTGCGGTGCACAATGGTAAGCAACATGTGCCAGTGTTGATTTCTGAAAATATGGTCGGTCATAAATTAGGTGAGTTCTCCCCGACGAGAACTTATAAAGGCCATATCGCTGACAAAAAATCCAGATAA
- the rplB gene encoding 50S ribosomal protein L2, with amino-acid sequence MAILKSKPTSPGSRFVVRVQNNDLHKGKPFAQLLDKKSNTGGRNNQGRVTTRHIGGGHKKFYRIIDFKRDKADVPAIIERIEYDPNRTANIALVLFKDGERRYIIAPKGIEVGQEILSSETTPVKVGNCMPLRNMPLGTTLHCVELRPGKGAQLARSAGTSVQLVAKDGAYVTVRLRSGEMRKVPSDCKGVVGEVSNSEHNLISLGKAGAKRWRGVRPTVRGVAMNPVDHPHGGGEGRTSGGRHPVSPWGTPTKGYKTRKNKRTDNMIVRRRKQK; translated from the coding sequence ATGGCTATTCTAAAATCAAAGCCGACATCTCCAGGTTCTCGGTTTGTAGTACGTGTACAAAATAATGATTTGCATAAGGGTAAGCCATTTGCACAACTACTAGACAAAAAGAGCAATACTGGTGGACGTAACAATCAGGGTAGAGTGACAACCCGCCACATCGGTGGGGGACACAAGAAGTTTTATCGTATTATCGATTTCAAGCGCGATAAAGCTGATGTTCCGGCCATTATCGAGCGAATAGAATACGATCCAAACAGAACAGCTAACATCGCACTGGTTTTATTTAAAGACGGTGAGCGGAGATACATAATAGCGCCCAAAGGGATAGAAGTTGGTCAGGAAATACTAAGTTCCGAAACCACCCCCGTCAAAGTTGGAAATTGCATGCCGTTACGTAATATGCCACTGGGTACCACCCTGCATTGCGTCGAATTGAGGCCCGGCAAAGGTGCTCAGTTGGCACGAAGCGCAGGTACTTCTGTCCAATTGGTGGCTAAGGATGGCGCTTATGTGACAGTAAGATTGCGTTCCGGTGAGATGAGAAAAGTGCCTTCCGACTGCAAAGGTGTGGTTGGCGAAGTTTCGAATTCTGAGCACAATTTGATTTCCCTGGGTAAAGCTGGCGCCAAAAGGTGGAGAGGCGTAAGGCCTACGGTCCGAGGCGTTGCCATGAACCCGGTTGACCACCCGCATGGAGGTGGCGAAGGCCGAACTTCAGGCGGGCGTCATCCTGTGTCGCCATGGGGAACTCCAACTAAGGGCTACAAAACCCGAAAAAACAAACGTACTGACAACATGATTGTCAGACGCCGTAAGCAAAAATAA
- the rplW gene encoding 50S ribosomal protein L23: MSEQKVKLANVLYAPIISEKSSNAADQNNQFVFKVQKTATKLQIKKAVELMFGVKVESVRVLNVKGKIKRFGRALGKRSDWKKAYVKLQSGHNIELATA; this comes from the coding sequence ATGAGTGAACAAAAAGTTAAATTAGCGAACGTTTTGTACGCGCCGATCATTTCGGAAAAAAGCTCAAATGCCGCGGACCAAAATAATCAATTTGTGTTTAAAGTGCAAAAGACAGCAACCAAGCTGCAGATTAAAAAAGCAGTCGAGTTGATGTTCGGCGTGAAAGTCGAATCGGTTCGCGTATTAAACGTCAAAGGAAAAATCAAGCGCTTCGGACGCGCTTTGGGTAAGCGCTCAGACTGGAAAAAAGCATATGTGAAATTGCAGTCGGGCCACAATATCGAACTTGCAACAGCATAA
- the rplD gene encoding 50S ribosomal protein L4, with the protein MALQIPAINGGGSSQALDVSDEVFGQDFNETLVHQLVTKYLSSARAGTKAQKNRSAVSGGGLKPFRQKGTGRARAGTTRSPIWRTGGVTFAAQPRSFDQKLNKKMYKVGIRSIFSELLRQGRIAVCDDIVPASPKTKDFLSKIKGIEAKRLLVVADDLNENLILAARNLPYVAVVTPTSIDPVSLVAADKVIATATALKQIEERLA; encoded by the coding sequence ATGGCATTACAAATACCTGCAATCAACGGTGGCGGTTCCTCTCAGGCACTCGATGTGTCAGATGAAGTATTTGGTCAGGATTTCAATGAAACCTTGGTCCATCAATTGGTCACTAAATATCTTTCAAGTGCACGAGCTGGCACAAAGGCGCAAAAAAACCGCTCTGCCGTTAGCGGTGGCGGTTTGAAGCCCTTTCGCCAAAAAGGCACTGGCCGTGCGCGTGCCGGTACAACCCGCAGCCCGATCTGGCGCACGGGTGGTGTCACGTTCGCGGCTCAGCCGCGCTCGTTCGACCAGAAGTTGAACAAAAAAATGTACAAGGTCGGTATCCGATCCATATTCTCAGAACTATTGCGTCAGGGACGGATCGCAGTTTGTGATGACATCGTGCCGGCATCCCCAAAAACAAAAGACTTCTTGTCAAAAATTAAAGGTATCGAAGCCAAACGGTTGCTGGTTGTAGCGGATGACCTGAACGAAAATTTGATTTTGGCGGCAAGGAATTTGCCATATGTAGCGGTGGTAACACCTACTAGTATCGACCCGGTGTCGCTAGTTGCCGCTGACAAAGTCATAGCAACGGCTACAGCCTTGAAGCAAATTGAGGAGCGTTTAGCATGA
- the rplC gene encoding 50S ribosomal protein L3 → MSIGLIGRKCGMTRIFCEDGSSVPVTVLHIDSNRVIQVKNVENDGYRAVQVAAGDVKSSKVNKAMAGHYASANVTAGRGLWEFRLGENEGGELVPGAELKVDVFSAGQIVDVAGTSIGKGFAGTVKRHNFRTQDATHGNSRSHRVPGSSGMNQTPGRVFKGKKMCGHMGAVKTTVQNLKIHAIDVERNLILVRGAVPGAKGGDVVITPAVKMINKG, encoded by the coding sequence ATGTCAATAGGTCTTATTGGTCGTAAATGTGGTATGACCAGAATTTTTTGCGAAGATGGTTCTTCTGTACCTGTAACCGTGCTTCATATCGACTCAAACCGAGTCATTCAGGTAAAGAACGTCGAAAACGACGGTTACCGCGCCGTACAAGTGGCTGCAGGCGATGTAAAGTCTTCTAAGGTCAATAAAGCAATGGCGGGTCACTATGCTTCTGCCAATGTCACAGCTGGTCGGGGGCTTTGGGAGTTTCGTCTCGGCGAGAATGAGGGTGGGGAGTTAGTCCCTGGAGCTGAGCTCAAGGTTGACGTATTTTCCGCAGGGCAAATTGTCGATGTTGCCGGTACGAGTATCGGTAAGGGCTTTGCAGGTACAGTTAAGCGCCACAATTTTAGAACGCAGGATGCCACCCATGGTAACTCTCGTTCGCACAGGGTGCCCGGTTCCAGCGGTATGAACCAAACGCCAGGACGAGTATTTAAAGGCAAAAAAATGTGCGGCCACATGGGGGCAGTTAAGACGACTGTTCAAAATCTGAAGATTCACGCCATAGACGTCGAGCGCAATTTGATTCTGGTTAGGGGCGCCGTTCCCGGGGCGAAAGGCGGCGACGTGGTTATCACCCCTGCGGTGAAAATGATCAATAAAGGTTAA
- the rpsJ gene encoding 30S ribosomal protein S10 gives MANQTIRIQLKAFDHKLIDQSAGEIVETAKRTGAQVKGPIPLPTRKERFTVLISPHVNKDARDQYELRTYKRLLDIVEPTDKTVDALMKLDLAAGVDVQIKLK, from the coding sequence ATGGCAAATCAAACTATCAGAATCCAATTGAAAGCCTTTGATCATAAATTGATCGATCAGTCGGCGGGAGAGATAGTAGAAACTGCAAAGCGGACCGGCGCCCAAGTGAAAGGCCCGATTCCTTTGCCTACTAGAAAAGAGCGCTTTACTGTACTGATTTCGCCACACGTCAATAAAGACGCGCGGGATCAATACGAATTGAGAACATACAAACGGTTGTTGGACATTGTCGAGCCTACCGATAAGACTGTTGACGCCTTGATGAAGCTTGATCTGGCGGCTGGGGTTGATGTTCAAATTAAGCTGAAATAA
- the tuf gene encoding elongation factor Tu gives MAKEKFERKKPHVNVGTIGHVDHGKTTLTAALTKVMAELQGGEAKAFDQIDNAPEERARGITISTSHVEYESANRHYAHVDCPGHADYVKNMITGAAQMDGAILVCSAADGPMPQTREHILLSRQVGVPYIVVFLNKADMVDDAELIELVEMEIRELLNQYEFPGDDTPIIVGSALKALEGEQSEIGVQSVVKLVEALDSYIPEPQRAIDGKFLMPIEDVFSISGRGTVVTGRVERGIIKVGEEVEIVGIKDTVKTTCTGVEMFRKLLDQGQAGDNVGILLRGTKRDDVERGQVLAHVNSIKPHSHFKAEIYVLSKEEGGRHTPFFNGYRPQFYFRTTDVTGAVELPEGVEMVMPGDNISVTVKLISPIAMEDGLRFAIREGGRTVGAGVVASIVE, from the coding sequence ATGGCTAAAGAAAAATTTGAAAGAAAGAAACCGCACGTAAACGTAGGAACGATTGGCCACGTTGACCACGGCAAAACAACCTTGACTGCTGCGCTGACCAAGGTTATGGCCGAGCTGCAAGGTGGCGAAGCAAAAGCGTTTGATCAAATCGACAATGCTCCCGAAGAGCGCGCGCGCGGTATTACCATTTCGACCTCGCACGTAGAGTACGAGTCAGCCAATCGTCACTATGCGCACGTTGACTGTCCGGGTCACGCTGACTACGTCAAAAATATGATTACCGGTGCGGCGCAAATGGACGGTGCTATTCTGGTTTGCTCCGCGGCTGACGGTCCGATGCCGCAAACGCGCGAGCACATCCTGCTGTCTCGCCAGGTAGGCGTTCCATACATCGTTGTGTTCTTGAACAAAGCGGACATGGTCGATGATGCCGAGCTGATTGAGCTGGTTGAAATGGAAATTCGCGAACTGTTAAACCAGTACGAATTCCCGGGCGACGATACCCCAATCATCGTTGGTTCTGCGCTGAAAGCGTTGGAAGGCGAGCAAAGCGAAATCGGTGTTCAGTCGGTTGTTAAACTGGTTGAAGCGCTGGATAGCTATATTCCTGAGCCGCAACGCGCAATCGATGGCAAATTCCTGATGCCAATCGAAGACGTATTTTCGATTTCCGGTCGTGGTACGGTAGTAACCGGCCGTGTCGAGCGCGGTATTATCAAAGTCGGTGAAGAGGTTGAAATCGTTGGTATCAAAGATACCGTGAAAACTACCTGTACCGGTGTTGAAATGTTCCGCAAATTGCTGGATCAAGGTCAGGCTGGCGACAACGTGGGCATCCTGCTGCGTGGCACCAAGCGCGACGACGTAGAGCGTGGTCAAGTATTGGCTCACGTAAACAGCATCAAGCCACACTCGCATTTCAAAGCCGAAATCTACGTATTGTCGAAAGAAGAGGGTGGTCGTCACACGCCATTCTTTAACGGTTACCGTCCACAGTTCTACTTCAGAACCACCGACGTGACTGGTGCGGTTGAGCTGCCGGAAGGTGTTGAAATGGTAATGCCAGGGGACAACATCTCGGTCACAGTAAAATTGATCTCACCGATCGCGATGGAAGACGGCTTGCGCTTCGCAATTCGTGAAGGTGGCCGTACCGTCGGTGCGGGTGTTGTGGCTTCTATTGTCGAGTAA
- the fusA gene encoding elongation factor G: MSRKTPIERYRNIGIMAHIDAGKTTTTERILYYTGVSHKIGEVHDGAATMDWMEQEQERGITITSAATTCFWAGMGGGREQYRINIIDTPGHVDFTIEVERSLRVLDGACAVFCAVGGVEPQSETVWRQANKYKVPRVVFVNKMDRVGADFLRVVEQIKSRLGASVVPMQLPIGSEDAFKGVIDLLKMKAIYWSEADMGLAFTESEIPEELVANSLKWREYMFESAAEGSDSLMDKYLEQGELTDAEVISGIRAQVLANKLVPAYCGSAFKNKGVQCLLDAVIDFLPSPADIGSVCGLNDAGESVYRSAADNDSFSALAFKIASDPFVGTLTFIRVYSGVLKSGDTVLNSTKNKRERVGRIVQMHANSRVEINQVRAGDIAALVGLKEVTTGDTFCDIAAPVLLEKMEFPEPVISVAVEPKTKADQDKLAVALAKLAQEDPSFRVSTDPESGQTIIAGMGELHLEIIVDRMKREFSVAANVGAPQVAYRETVTKVVEAEGKFVRQTGGKGQYGHVWLRIEPGELGSGYQFVNEIVGGIVPKEYVPAIDKGIQEQMENGVLAGFPVVDVKVSLFDGSYHDVDSNEMAFKIAGSIGFRDGAKAANPVLLEPIMKVEVVTPEENMGDVVGDINRRRGLIHGVDDVPAGKVVQCEVPLAEMFGYATDLRSATQGRATYSMQFEKYNEAPANIAEAIIRKVS; the protein is encoded by the coding sequence GTGTCTCGAAAGACGCCTATAGAGCGTTATCGTAACATAGGCATAATGGCGCATATAGACGCTGGAAAAACAACGACTACTGAACGGATACTTTACTACACTGGGGTCTCGCACAAAATTGGCGAGGTTCATGACGGCGCTGCTACCATGGATTGGATGGAGCAAGAGCAAGAGCGTGGCATAACTATTACATCCGCGGCCACGACCTGCTTTTGGGCTGGGATGGGTGGTGGGCGAGAGCAGTATCGTATCAATATTATCGATACTCCAGGTCATGTCGACTTTACCATTGAGGTTGAGCGTTCGCTTAGAGTGCTAGATGGCGCCTGCGCGGTTTTCTGCGCAGTCGGAGGTGTAGAGCCGCAATCCGAGACAGTTTGGCGGCAGGCTAACAAATACAAAGTGCCCCGTGTTGTATTCGTCAACAAGATGGATCGAGTCGGGGCAGATTTTCTTCGGGTGGTCGAGCAAATAAAAAGTCGCTTGGGGGCTTCGGTTGTTCCAATGCAGTTGCCGATAGGGTCTGAAGACGCGTTTAAAGGTGTGATTGATCTTCTGAAGATGAAGGCCATTTACTGGTCTGAAGCCGATATGGGTTTGGCATTTACCGAATCGGAAATTCCGGAAGAACTGGTTGCCAATAGCCTTAAATGGCGCGAATACATGTTTGAGTCGGCGGCCGAAGGAAGCGACTCATTAATGGATAAGTATCTGGAGCAAGGAGAGCTTACGGATGCGGAGGTAATATCAGGAATACGGGCCCAGGTTCTAGCAAATAAGCTGGTACCTGCCTATTGCGGTTCAGCCTTTAAAAATAAAGGTGTGCAGTGCCTACTGGATGCGGTCATAGACTTTTTGCCGTCACCCGCCGATATCGGTTCGGTTTGTGGATTGAACGATGCGGGCGAAAGTGTTTATAGGTCGGCAGCAGATAACGATTCGTTTTCCGCCTTGGCTTTTAAAATCGCATCCGATCCATTCGTAGGAACGTTAACCTTTATTCGGGTTTATTCGGGGGTGCTTAAATCAGGCGATACGGTGCTCAATTCGACGAAGAATAAAAGAGAGCGCGTCGGCCGTATCGTGCAGATGCACGCCAATAGCAGGGTAGAGATAAACCAAGTTAGGGCGGGTGATATTGCGGCCTTGGTTGGTTTGAAGGAGGTTACGACAGGTGACACCTTTTGTGATATAGCGGCGCCTGTGTTGTTGGAAAAAATGGAGTTTCCGGAGCCGGTTATTTCTGTTGCCGTAGAGCCAAAAACCAAAGCAGATCAAGACAAATTGGCGGTTGCGCTGGCAAAGCTGGCCCAAGAGGATCCTTCCTTTCGCGTAAGTACCGATCCTGAGTCCGGGCAAACAATTATTGCTGGCATGGGCGAGCTACATCTTGAGATTATCGTTGATCGGATGAAAAGGGAATTTAGTGTTGCCGCCAACGTAGGGGCTCCCCAGGTCGCTTATCGTGAAACAGTGACGAAAGTCGTTGAAGCAGAAGGTAAATTTGTTAGGCAAACCGGGGGCAAAGGGCAGTACGGCCACGTTTGGTTGCGCATCGAGCCTGGTGAGCTAGGCTCAGGTTACCAGTTCGTCAATGAGATCGTGGGTGGCATAGTTCCTAAAGAGTATGTCCCGGCCATTGACAAAGGTATTCAGGAGCAAATGGAAAACGGAGTGTTGGCTGGTTTTCCAGTGGTTGATGTAAAGGTTAGTTTATTCGATGGTTCATATCATGATGTCGATTCGAATGAAATGGCTTTCAAAATAGCAGGATCTATCGGCTTTAGGGATGGAGCAAAAGCTGCAAACCCAGTGTTGCTGGAGCCTATCATGAAAGTAGAGGTAGTGACTCCCGAGGAAAATATGGGAGATGTCGTCGGCGACATTAACAGGCGCAGAGGGCTGATTCACGGCGTGGATGATGTTCCAGCTGGTAAAGTGGTCCAGTGCGAAGTGCCTCTAGCGGAAATGTTCGGTTACGCTACCGATCTTAGGTCGGCCACGCAAGGACGTGCCACTTATAGTATGCAGTTTGAAAAATATAACGAAGCACCTGCAAATATTGCGGAAGCGATTATTAGAAAAGTATCTTAA
- the rpsG gene encoding 30S ribosomal protein S7, producing the protein MSRRRVAAKRVINPDPRFGSDMLSKFMNMIMVDGKKSVAEKIVYGALDVIESKGHKESLELVSKALENVQPRVEVKSRRVGGATYQVPVEVRPARRLALSMRWLIDASRKRNERTMAAKLAGELLDASEGRGAAAKKREDTHRMAEANKAFAHYRW; encoded by the coding sequence ATGTCAAGAAGAAGAGTTGCTGCAAAAAGAGTAATAAATCCTGATCCGCGCTTTGGTAGCGATATGCTTTCAAAGTTTATGAACATGATTATGGTAGATGGCAAAAAATCAGTTGCCGAAAAAATCGTGTACGGTGCGCTCGATGTTATCGAGAGCAAAGGGCACAAAGAGTCTCTGGAGTTGGTTTCCAAGGCGCTAGAAAATGTTCAGCCTCGGGTCGAGGTTAAGTCAAGAAGGGTGGGTGGTGCGACTTATCAGGTCCCAGTAGAAGTCCGTCCTGCACGAAGATTGGCTCTTTCTATGCGTTGGTTGATTGATGCGTCCCGCAAAAGGAATGAAAGGACAATGGCTGCCAAATTGGCCGGTGAGTTACTGGACGCCTCTGAAGGTCGCGGTGCGGCAGCTAAGAAGCGGGAAGATACCCACAGAATGGCTGAAGCTAATAAGGCGTTTGCGCATTATCGTTGGTAA
- the rpsL gene encoding 30S ribosomal protein S12, protein MATINQLVRKPRAKKIEKTNVPALEACPQRRGVCTRVYTTTPKKPNSALRKVARVRLTNGAEVSSYIGGEGHNLQEHSVVLIRGGRVKDLPGVRYHVVRGSLDTSGVKDRKCGRSKYGAKRPKK, encoded by the coding sequence ATGGCCACGATCAATCAGTTGGTCCGTAAGCCTCGCGCTAAAAAAATAGAAAAAACCAATGTTCCGGCATTGGAGGCGTGCCCGCAAAGAAGGGGTGTTTGTACGCGCGTGTACACCACGACGCCAAAAAAACCTAACTCGGCGTTGCGCAAAGTTGCGCGGGTGCGGTTAACCAATGGCGCTGAGGTAAGTAGCTATATCGGCGGCGAAGGGCACAATTTGCAGGAGCACTCTGTGGTCTTGATTAGAGGTGGTCGGGTAAAAGATTTGCCGGGTGTGCGCTATCACGTGGTTCGCGGTAGTCTTGATACGTCGGGCGTAAAGGATAGAAAGTGCGGTCGTTCAAAGTACGGCGCAAAAAGGCCTAAGAAATAA